Proteins from a genomic interval of Oncorhynchus mykiss isolate Arlee chromosome 21, USDA_OmykA_1.1, whole genome shotgun sequence:
- the LOC110499949 gene encoding diphosphoinositol polyphosphate phosphohydrolase 3-beta isoform X2: MKFKPNQTRTYDGEGFKKRAACLCFKNDSEEEVLLVSSSRHPDQWIVPGGGMEPEEEPCGAAVREVFEEAGVKGKLGRLLGVFENQDRKHRTYVYVLTVTETLEAWEDSVNIGRKREWFTVDEAIKVLQHHKPDHAEYLKRLHLSCSPTNGNSLLPSQPPNDNFPRYGPPTTGSVLGPSRR; this comes from the exons ATGAAGTTCaagccgaaccagaccagaacttaTGATGGCGAGGGCTTCAAGAAACGAGCGGCATGCTTGTGCTTCAAGAACGACAGTGAAGAAGAG GTGTTGCTGGTGAGCAGCAGTCGGCATCCGGACCAGTGGATCGTCCCAGGTGGAGGGATGGAGCCGGAGGAGGAGCCCTGTGGCGCAGCGGTCAGAGAGGTGTTTGAAGAG GCAGGAGTGAAAGGCAAGTTGGGACGTCTCCTAGGTGTGTTTGAG AATCAAGACCGAAAGCACCGAACGTACGTTTACGTATTGACCGTGACGGAGACATTGGAAGCATGGGAGGACTCGGTCAACATAG gTCGTAAACGGGAGTGGTTCACAGTGGACGAAGCCATTAAAGTCCTGCAACACCACAAGCCGGACCACGCTGAGTACTTGAAGCGGCTTCATCTCAGCTGCTCTCCAACTAATGGGAACTCCCTGCTCCCCAGCCAGCCCCCTAATGACAACTTCCCCCGTTACGGCCCCCCCACCACAGGATCTGTTCTGGGCCCCTCGCGCAGATAG
- the LOC110499949 gene encoding diphosphoinositol polyphosphate phosphohydrolase 3-beta isoform X1 translates to MKFKPNQTRTYDGEGFKKRAACLCFKNDSEEEVLLVSSSRHPDQWIVPGGGMEPEEEPCGAAVREVFEEAGVKGKLGRLLGVFEQNQDRKHRTYVYVLTVTETLEAWEDSVNIGRKREWFTVDEAIKVLQHHKPDHAEYLKRLHLSCSPTNGNSLLPSQPPNDNFPRYGPPTTGSVLGPSRR, encoded by the exons ATGAAGTTCaagccgaaccagaccagaacttaTGATGGCGAGGGCTTCAAGAAACGAGCGGCATGCTTGTGCTTCAAGAACGACAGTGAAGAAGAG GTGTTGCTGGTGAGCAGCAGTCGGCATCCGGACCAGTGGATCGTCCCAGGTGGAGGGATGGAGCCGGAGGAGGAGCCCTGTGGCGCAGCGGTCAGAGAGGTGTTTGAAGAG GCAGGAGTGAAAGGCAAGTTGGGACGTCTCCTAGGTGTGTTTGAG CAGAATCAAGACCGAAAGCACCGAACGTACGTTTACGTATTGACCGTGACGGAGACATTGGAAGCATGGGAGGACTCGGTCAACATAG gTCGTAAACGGGAGTGGTTCACAGTGGACGAAGCCATTAAAGTCCTGCAACACCACAAGCCGGACCACGCTGAGTACTTGAAGCGGCTTCATCTCAGCTGCTCTCCAACTAATGGGAACTCCCTGCTCCCCAGCCAGCCCCCTAATGACAACTTCCCCCGTTACGGCCCCCCCACCACAGGATCTGTTCTGGGCCCCTCGCGCAGATAG